One genomic segment of Ictalurus punctatus breed USDA103 chromosome 12, Coco_2.0, whole genome shotgun sequence includes these proteins:
- the ubn2a gene encoding ubinuclein-2a isoform X2 gives MAEPRKVPFVTLSAFTAAAAAPPPPGSEARKRRLDADTELSLSRESGLGAPEADGSGKAPGQSETVRINITLPESTELSFPEFSYSELLQAKKNPPAVTQTCNLFNDEQREKQEVEALARKYENKYGSGCRRKRKDRVQDLIDIGFGYDESDSFIDNSEAYDELVPASLTTKLGGFYINTGTLQFRTASESESDDVERRDSSRGDEDSEVKKKRRRDEEELEEKKMTNNRLTKTGVSRPEKKRRKKLMLAAMLRRFAREKKETSKLNPTNSAQLLHSDALLGDLTSDPAMMSLLTSASEGELQDLLNDLDFSALDSAPQTQLTENGPMFRTEIACPPPLPEGLPAPLVKRIEDLRAASRQFDEEGRKKFFTLDMNNILLDIELQVQEQSPSIRSAVYSHLEAFVPCNKEALLKRLKKLSLNIQDDRLRTPLLKLKLAVCSVMPEQTARYHMDCMAKVAAKQHMEDGERNASEDEEEEKPGKRVMGPRKKFIWDDKLRTLLCNLVRVKLRCYEQEKSSLSVEDYLKAFMETEVKPLWPKGWMQARMLFKESLSVHAHLTDLGKKRIISTPRPAKIKEMAWQLGAVPGVNPTPFSTHPPSEPICLSDSLDEDLATNSLDSIAQALTLLNNSANGVNPNTAPSTSSSSPVIAKPHTHTVSPTPSSQSSTSKDVSSVQRQTVTPASRPINASMNTMPTAKPRPPPTTTPLQKPFAAIGMKSSQATPPAAQMKTPSNKLCDSGTQQPSLNSVSFQQLTTPPSRSSPLPQKKATPARHHQQRFITPMQATITKSSQSSNSPIIKLTHRPPAQTTPSGSAHRPPAQTTPSGSAHRLPAQTTPSGSAHRLPAQTTPSGSAHRLPAQTTPSGSAHRLPPQTTPSGSAHRLPAQTTPSASAHRLPAQTTPSASAHRPPVQTTPSGSAHRPPVHTTLSGSAHRTSAQTTPSGSSHRSPFQTTAAGSIHHPPTQTTPSASAHRPPAQSTLPGSAHRPPVQTTPPGPTHQPPGSAHRSSVSTPSPPSPAQHPTITTPSSGNRPPASNPQNLAPAHRSPASTLPSSGSTHRPSVSTPPSPSSQRPSVQTPPGSAYRQSVPTPPPIIVHRSPVTTPPSVSSPSPSSSRTSVPTPPTQYSPKSSGFKPPFSPGPVVTPHTSSFQDCNLTSSSVTTNHGQRQRAVGGGSQSNKSSANCASAMGLPSLSDSALLNQVASVPLGLGMFGGLVPVSLPFQFPLLNFTPPGAATHTPNSGYTLTPKSNQSQGGDVKRK, from the exons ATGGCCGAACCCAGAAAAGTCCCCTTTGTCACTCTCTCGGCCTTcaccgccgccgccgccgctcctcctcctccgggATCTGAGGCCAGGAAACGGCGCTTGGACGCGGACACCGAGCTGAGCCTGAGCCGGGAGTCGGGACTCGGAGCTCCTGAGGCGGATGGTTCGGGTAAAGCTCCGGGGCAAAGCGAGACTGTGCGGATAAACATCACCCTGCCGGAGAGCACCGAGCTGAGCTTTCCTGAATTCAGCTACAGCGAACTGCtccag GCTAAGAAGAATCCTCCTGCTGTCACGCAGACTTGCAACCTGTTTAATGATGAGCAAcgagagaaacaggaagtggaagcTCTGGCGAGGAAGTATGAGAACAAATAT GGTTCGGGGTGCAGGAGGAAGCGCAAGGATCGGGTTCAGGATTTGATTGATATCGGGTTTGGTTATGATGAGAGCGACTCGTTCATCGACAATTCCGAGGCC tatgATGAACTGGTTCCTGCATCTCTCACCACTAAACTGGGAGGGTTTTATATCAACACCGGCACGCTACAGTTCCGCACTGCCTCTGAGTCTGAGAGCGACGATGTAGAGAGGCGCGACAGCAGCAGG GGTGATGAAGATTCagaggtgaagaagaagaggagaagagatgaagaggagctggaggagaAGAAGATGACGAATAACCGACTAACAAAGACAGG tgtgtctcGTCcggagaagaagaggaggaagaagctGATGTTGGCGGCGATGCTGAGACGCTTCGCACGCGAGAAGAAAGAAACGAGCAAACTAAACCCGACTAATAGCGCACAGCTCCTCCACAGCGACGCCCTGCTCGGAGacctgacctctgaccccgCGATGATGTCACTGCTCACCTCTGCCAGTGAGGGCGAGCTGCAGGATCTGCTGAATGACTTGGACTTCAGCGCTCTGGACTCCGCGCCTCAGACTCAGCTCACAGAAAACGGACCGATGTTCAGGACGGAGATTGCGTGTCCTCCCCCTCTACCTGAAGGACTCCCCGCCCCGCTGGTCAAACGCATCGAAGATCTGCGTGCG gCGTCCAGACAGTTTGATGAGGAGGGCAGGAAGAAGTTCTTCACCTTGGACatgaataatattttattaga TATTGAGCTGCAGGTACAGGAACAGTCTCCCTCCATTCGCTCTGCTGTGTATTCTCACCTCGAGGCTTTTGTTCCCTGCAACAAGGAGGCTTTACTGAAACGCCTGAAAAAACTCAGCCTCAACATCCAG GATGATCGTCTCCGTACCCCTCTGCTGAAGCTGAAGTTagctgtgtgtagtgtgatgcCTGAACAAACAGCCAGATACCACATGGACTGTATGGCCAAAGTAGCAGCCAA GCAGCATATGGAGGACGGAGAGAGAAACGCCtcagaggatgaagaggaggagaaacCGGGGAAACGAGTGATGGGGCCGAGGAAAAAGTTCATCTGGGACGACAAACTCCG gactCTGCTGTGTAACCTGGTGCGGGTGAAGTTGAGGTGTTATGAGCAGGAGAAGAGTTCTCTCTCTGTAGAAGATTATCTCAAAGCTTTCATGGAGACCGAGGTCAAACCGCTCTGGCCCAAAGGCTGGATGCAGGCcag GATGCTGTTTAAGGAGAGCCTTTCAGTACACGCTCACCTCACAGACCT GGGGAAGAAGAGAATCATTTCCACCCCCAGACCTGCGAAAATAAAG GAAATGGCATGGCAACTTGGAGCGGTGCCAGGTGTAAACCCCACCCCTTTCTCTACACACCCGCCCTCAGAGCCAATCTGCTTGTCTGATTCGCTAGATGAGGATCTGGCCACGAACTCTCTGGACTCCATCGCCCAGGCTCTGACTCTCCTCAACAATTCCGCTAATGGTGTAAACCCAAACACTGCCCCCAgcacctcctcttcctctcctgtcaTAGCAaaaccccatacacacacagtgagccCCACCCCTTCCTCACAGTCTTCCACGTCAAAAGACGTCTCTTCAGTGCAAAGACAGACAGTGACGCCTGCTAGTAGACCCATCAATGCTAGCATGAACACCATGCCCACTGCTAAGCCCCGCCCACCTCCGACAACTACACCTCTTCAGAAGCCGTTTGCCGCAATCGGGATGAAGTCCAGCCAAGCCACGCCTCCTGCGGCTCAGATGAAAACCCCATCGAACAAATTGTGTGACAGTGGTACACAACAGCCGAGTTTGAACTCTGTGAGCTTTCAGCAGTtgaccacacccccttcacgGTCATCGCCCCTCCCCCAGAAAAAGGCCACACCCGCTAGACACCACCAGCAGAGGTTTATAACACCCATGCAAGCCACGATCACGAAGTCTTCCCAAAGTAGCAACTCTCCAATAATCAAGCTCACACACCGGCCTCCTGCTCAGACCACGCCTTCTGGCTCTGCCCACCGGCCTCCTGCTCAGACCACACCTTCTGGCTCTGCCCACCGGCTTCCTGCTCAGACCACGCCTTCTGGCTCTGCCCACCGGCTTCCTGCTCAGACCACGCCTTCTGGCTCTGCCCACCGGCTTCCTGCTCAGACTACGCCTTCTGGCTCTGCCCACCGGCTTCCTCCTCAGACTACGCCTTCTGGCTCTGCCCACCGGCTTCCTGCTCAGACCACGCCTTCTGCCTCTGCCCACCGGCTTCCTGCTCAGACCACACCTTCTGCCTCTGCCCACCGGCCTCCAGTTCAGACCACGCCTTCTGGCTCCGCCCACCGGCCTCCAGTTCATACCACGCTTTCTGGCTCTGCACACCGGACTTCTGCTCAGACCACGCCTTCTGGCTCCTCCCACCGCTCTCCTTTTCAGACCACGGCTGCTGGCTCCATCCACCACCCTCCTACCCAAACTACGCCTTCTGCCTCTGCCCACCGCCCTCCGGCTCAAAGCACGCTTCCTGGCTCTGCTCATCGCCCTCCTGTTCAGACCACACCTCCTGGCCCCACTCACCAACCTCCTGGCTCTGCCCACCGCTCTTCTGTTTCTACTCCCTCCCCTCCTAGTCCTGCCCAGCACCCTACTATTACCACTCCATCATCTGGTAATCGCCCTCCTGCCTCAAATCCTCAAAATCTTGCTCCCGCCCACCGATCCCCTGCTTCAACACTTCCTTCTTCTGGCTCCACCCACCGCCCTTCGGTTTCAACTCCACCCTCTCCGAGCTCCCAACGACCATCGGTACAGACTCCTCCGGGTTCCGCCTACCGCCAGTCTGTTCCCACCCCACCTCCTATCATTGTTCACCGCTCTCCAgtgaccacgcctccttctgtTTCCTCGCCTTCCCCTTCCTCCTCCCGCACCTCTGTCCCAACTCCGCCCACCCAGTACAGCCCTAAAAGTTCAGGATTCAAACCACCTTTCAGCCCTGGCCCTGTAGTCACGCCCCACACTTCTAGCTTCCAGGACTGTAACCTCACTTCCTCATCTGTCACAACCAATCATGGACAGAGGCAGAGAGCAGTAGGGGGGGGCAGTCAGAGTAACAAGTCTTCAGCCAATTGTGCCTCGGCCATGGGACTGCCGTCTCTGTCTGACTCTGCCCTCTTAAATCAG gTGGCGTCTGTGCCGTTGGGTTTGGGGATGTTCGGGGGTCTCGTACCTGTCTCACTGCCCTTCCAGTTCCCTCTGCTCAACTTCACCCCGCCCGGTGCagccacacacacccccaactCAGGATACACACTGACGCCGA AGTCGAACCAAAGTCAGGGAGGAGACGTGAAGAGGAAATGA
- the ttc26 gene encoding intraflagellar transport protein 56, with protein sequence MILSRVKPALGGETSLSSSEKKRKNKSKKIPRVEDYLNQRDYLGAITLLEFQRNGGTAEENTDLWLGYCAFHLGDHKRAMEEYKTLTLSPDCPPDVWVFLGCALFFLGLYKEAEDAALKGPKIQLQNRLLFHLAHKFGDEKKLMGFHQNLEDVTEDQLSLASIHYMRSHYQEAIDIYKRILLQNREFLALNVYVALCYYKLDYYDVSQEVLAVYLQSVPDSTIALNLKACNHFRLYNGKAAEAELKNLMDISSSSFEFAKELIRHNLVVFRGGEGALQVLPPLIDVITEARLNLVIYYLRQDDVQEAYNLIKDLEPTTPQEYILKGVVNAALGQEIGSRDHLKIAQQFFQLVGGSASECDTIPGRQCMASCFFLLKQFEDVLIYLNSVKSYFYTDDTFNFNYAQAKAALGNFKEAEEVFLLIQSEKIRNDYVYLSWLARCYIMNQKARLAWELYLKMETSADSFSLLQLIANDCYKMGQFYYAAKAFDVLERLDHQNPEYWEGKRGACVGIFQLILAGREPRETLKEILPMLRSAGNPQVEYIIRIMKKWAKDNRVAL encoded by the exons ATG atCTTGTCTCGGGTGAAGCCGGCACTCGGTGGTGAAACCTCGTTGAGCTCCAgtgagaagaaaaggaagaataaGAGTAAAAAGATTCCTCGGGTAGAAGATTACCTGAACCAGAGAGACTACCTGGGAGCCATTACACTGCTGGAG TTCCAGAGGAATGGTGGAACAGCTGAGGAGAACACAGACCTCTGGTTAGGCTATTGTGCCTTCCACTTAGGAGACCACAAGAGAGCgatggag GAGTATAAGACCCTGACCCTGAGCCCCGACTGTCCCCCTGATGTCTGGGTGTTTCTGGGCTGCGCTCTGTTTTTCCTCGGCCTTTATAAAGAAGCAGAAGATGCTGCGCTCAAAG GACCGAAGATTCAGCTACAGAACCGACTTCTCTTTCACTTAGCacacaag TTTGGTGATGAGAAGAAGTTGATGGGATTCCACCAGAACCTGGAGGACGTGACAGAGGACCAGCTGAGCCTCGCCTCCATCCACTACATGAGGTCACACTACCAGGAGGCCATCGATATCTACAAACGCATATTACTGCAGAACAG gGAGTTCCTGGCTCTGAACGTGTACGTAGCTCTCTGTTACTATAAACTGGATTATTACGACGTGTCTCAGGAGGTTCTGGCTGTTTATCTGCAGAGTGTTCCTGACTCCACCATCGCCCTCAACCTCAAAGCCTGCAATCACTTCAGACTGTACAATGGCAAAGCTGCTGAG GCTGAGCTGAAGAACCTGATGGACATCTCCTCCAGCTCGTTTGAGTTTGCTAAAGAGCTGATCCGACACAACCTCGTGGTGTTCCGAGGAGGTGAAGGAGCTCTGCAGGTTCTCCCTCCTCTCATCGATGTCATCACTGAGGCTCGGCTCAACCTCGTCATCTACTACCTCAGacagg ATGATGTTCAGGAAGCATATAATCTGATTAAAGACCTGGAGCCCACAACCCCTCAG gagtACATCCTTAAAGGAGTGGTGAACGCAGCACTCGGACAGGAAATCGGATCT aGGGATCATTTGAAGATTGCACAGCAGTTTTTCCAGCTGGTCGGAGGTTCAGCTAGTGAATGCG acACTATCCCTGGTCGACAGTGTATGGCTTCCTGCTTCTTCCTGCTGAAACAGTTTGAGGACGTGCTGATCTATCTCAACTCAGTAAAg AGTTATTTCTACACTGATGACACGTTTAACTTCAACTACGCTCAGGCCAAAGCTGCTTTAGGGAACTTTAAAGAGGCTGAGGAG gtgttcctgctCATCCAGAGTGAGAAGATCAGGAATGACTATGTGTATCTGAGCTGGCTCGCCCGCTGCT acaTTATGAATCAGAAAGCTCGGCTGGCGTGGGAACTTTACCTCAAAATGGAGACTTCAGCTGATTCCTTCAGCCTCCTGCAGCTCATCGCCAATGACTGCTACaag atggGACAGTTTTACTATGCGGCAAAGGCGTTTGATGTTCTGGAGCGTCTGGATCATCAGAATCCGGAATACTGGGAGGGAAAGCGTGGAGCCTGTGTGGGAATCTTCCAGCTCATCCTGGCAGGACGAGAACCGAG AGAGACTCTGAAGGAGATTTTGCCAATGTTACGCAGCGCAGGGAATCCGCAGGTCGAGTACATCATCCGCATCATGAAAAAATGGGCCAAAGACAATCGAGTGGCTCTGTGA
- the ubn2a gene encoding ubinuclein-2a isoform X1, with protein MAEPRKVPFVTLSAFTAAAAAPPPPGSEARKRRLDADTELSLSRESGLGAPEADGSGKAPGQSETVRINITLPESTELSFPEFSYSELLQAKKNPPAVTQTCNLFNDEQREKQEVEALARKYENKYGSGCRRKRKDRVQDLIDIGFGYDESDSFIDNSEAYDELVPASLTTKLGGFYINTGTLQFRTASESESDDVERRDSSRGDEDSEVKKKRRRDEEELEEKKMTNNRLTKTGVSRPEKKRRKKLMLAAMLRRFAREKKETSKLNPTNSAQLLHSDALLGDLTSDPAMMSLLTSASEGELQDLLNDLDFSALDSAPQTQLTENGPMFRTEIACPPPLPEGLPAPLVKRIEDLRAASRQFDEEGRKKFFTLDMNNILLDIELQVQEQSPSIRSAVYSHLEAFVPCNKEALLKRLKKLSLNIQDDRLRTPLLKLKLAVCSVMPEQTARYHMDCMAKVAAKQHMEDGERNASEDEEEEKPGKRVMGPRKKFIWDDKLRTLLCNLVRVKLRCYEQEKSSLSVEDYLKAFMETEVKPLWPKGWMQARMLFKESLSVHAHLTDLGKKRIISTPRPAKIKEMAWQLGAVPGVNPTPFSTHPPSEPICLSDSLDEDLATNSLDSIAQALTLLNNSANGVNPNTAPSTSSSSPVIAKPHTHTVSPTPSSQSSTSKDVSSVQRQTVTPASRPINASMNTMPTAKPRPPPTTTPLQKPFAAIGMKSSQATPPAAQMKTPSNKLCDSGTQQPSLNSVSFQQLTTPPSRSSPLPQKKATPARHHQQRFITPMQATITKSSQSSNSPIIKLTHRPPAQTTPSGSAHRPPAQTTPSGSAHRLPAQTTPSGSAHRLPAQTTPSGSAHRLPAQTTPSGSAHRLPPQTTPSGSAHRLPAQTTPSASAHRLPAQTTPSASAHRPPVQTTPSGSAHRPPVHTTLSGSAHRTSAQTTPSGSSHRSPFQTTAAGSIHHPPTQTTPSASAHRPPAQSTLPGSAHRPPVQTTPPGPTHQPPGSAHRSSVSTPSPPSPAQHPTITTPSSGNRPPASNPQNLAPAHRSPASTLPSSGSTHRPSVSTPPSPSSQRPSVQTPPGSAYRQSVPTPPPIIVHRSPVTTPPSVSSPSPSSSRTSVPTPPTQYSPKSSGFKPPFSPGPVVTPHTSSFQDCNLTSSSVTTNHGQRQRAVGGGSQSNKSSANCASAMGLPSLSDSALLNQVASVPLGLGMFGGLVPVSLPFQFPLLNFTPPGAATHTPNSGYTLTPNLFKSLQSGVQAALPPHLQLAFSESNQSQGGDVKRK; from the exons ATGGCCGAACCCAGAAAAGTCCCCTTTGTCACTCTCTCGGCCTTcaccgccgccgccgccgctcctcctcctccgggATCTGAGGCCAGGAAACGGCGCTTGGACGCGGACACCGAGCTGAGCCTGAGCCGGGAGTCGGGACTCGGAGCTCCTGAGGCGGATGGTTCGGGTAAAGCTCCGGGGCAAAGCGAGACTGTGCGGATAAACATCACCCTGCCGGAGAGCACCGAGCTGAGCTTTCCTGAATTCAGCTACAGCGAACTGCtccag GCTAAGAAGAATCCTCCTGCTGTCACGCAGACTTGCAACCTGTTTAATGATGAGCAAcgagagaaacaggaagtggaagcTCTGGCGAGGAAGTATGAGAACAAATAT GGTTCGGGGTGCAGGAGGAAGCGCAAGGATCGGGTTCAGGATTTGATTGATATCGGGTTTGGTTATGATGAGAGCGACTCGTTCATCGACAATTCCGAGGCC tatgATGAACTGGTTCCTGCATCTCTCACCACTAAACTGGGAGGGTTTTATATCAACACCGGCACGCTACAGTTCCGCACTGCCTCTGAGTCTGAGAGCGACGATGTAGAGAGGCGCGACAGCAGCAGG GGTGATGAAGATTCagaggtgaagaagaagaggagaagagatgaagaggagctggaggagaAGAAGATGACGAATAACCGACTAACAAAGACAGG tgtgtctcGTCcggagaagaagaggaggaagaagctGATGTTGGCGGCGATGCTGAGACGCTTCGCACGCGAGAAGAAAGAAACGAGCAAACTAAACCCGACTAATAGCGCACAGCTCCTCCACAGCGACGCCCTGCTCGGAGacctgacctctgaccccgCGATGATGTCACTGCTCACCTCTGCCAGTGAGGGCGAGCTGCAGGATCTGCTGAATGACTTGGACTTCAGCGCTCTGGACTCCGCGCCTCAGACTCAGCTCACAGAAAACGGACCGATGTTCAGGACGGAGATTGCGTGTCCTCCCCCTCTACCTGAAGGACTCCCCGCCCCGCTGGTCAAACGCATCGAAGATCTGCGTGCG gCGTCCAGACAGTTTGATGAGGAGGGCAGGAAGAAGTTCTTCACCTTGGACatgaataatattttattaga TATTGAGCTGCAGGTACAGGAACAGTCTCCCTCCATTCGCTCTGCTGTGTATTCTCACCTCGAGGCTTTTGTTCCCTGCAACAAGGAGGCTTTACTGAAACGCCTGAAAAAACTCAGCCTCAACATCCAG GATGATCGTCTCCGTACCCCTCTGCTGAAGCTGAAGTTagctgtgtgtagtgtgatgcCTGAACAAACAGCCAGATACCACATGGACTGTATGGCCAAAGTAGCAGCCAA GCAGCATATGGAGGACGGAGAGAGAAACGCCtcagaggatgaagaggaggagaaacCGGGGAAACGAGTGATGGGGCCGAGGAAAAAGTTCATCTGGGACGACAAACTCCG gactCTGCTGTGTAACCTGGTGCGGGTGAAGTTGAGGTGTTATGAGCAGGAGAAGAGTTCTCTCTCTGTAGAAGATTATCTCAAAGCTTTCATGGAGACCGAGGTCAAACCGCTCTGGCCCAAAGGCTGGATGCAGGCcag GATGCTGTTTAAGGAGAGCCTTTCAGTACACGCTCACCTCACAGACCT GGGGAAGAAGAGAATCATTTCCACCCCCAGACCTGCGAAAATAAAG GAAATGGCATGGCAACTTGGAGCGGTGCCAGGTGTAAACCCCACCCCTTTCTCTACACACCCGCCCTCAGAGCCAATCTGCTTGTCTGATTCGCTAGATGAGGATCTGGCCACGAACTCTCTGGACTCCATCGCCCAGGCTCTGACTCTCCTCAACAATTCCGCTAATGGTGTAAACCCAAACACTGCCCCCAgcacctcctcttcctctcctgtcaTAGCAaaaccccatacacacacagtgagccCCACCCCTTCCTCACAGTCTTCCACGTCAAAAGACGTCTCTTCAGTGCAAAGACAGACAGTGACGCCTGCTAGTAGACCCATCAATGCTAGCATGAACACCATGCCCACTGCTAAGCCCCGCCCACCTCCGACAACTACACCTCTTCAGAAGCCGTTTGCCGCAATCGGGATGAAGTCCAGCCAAGCCACGCCTCCTGCGGCTCAGATGAAAACCCCATCGAACAAATTGTGTGACAGTGGTACACAACAGCCGAGTTTGAACTCTGTGAGCTTTCAGCAGTtgaccacacccccttcacgGTCATCGCCCCTCCCCCAGAAAAAGGCCACACCCGCTAGACACCACCAGCAGAGGTTTATAACACCCATGCAAGCCACGATCACGAAGTCTTCCCAAAGTAGCAACTCTCCAATAATCAAGCTCACACACCGGCCTCCTGCTCAGACCACGCCTTCTGGCTCTGCCCACCGGCCTCCTGCTCAGACCACACCTTCTGGCTCTGCCCACCGGCTTCCTGCTCAGACCACGCCTTCTGGCTCTGCCCACCGGCTTCCTGCTCAGACCACGCCTTCTGGCTCTGCCCACCGGCTTCCTGCTCAGACTACGCCTTCTGGCTCTGCCCACCGGCTTCCTCCTCAGACTACGCCTTCTGGCTCTGCCCACCGGCTTCCTGCTCAGACCACGCCTTCTGCCTCTGCCCACCGGCTTCCTGCTCAGACCACACCTTCTGCCTCTGCCCACCGGCCTCCAGTTCAGACCACGCCTTCTGGCTCCGCCCACCGGCCTCCAGTTCATACCACGCTTTCTGGCTCTGCACACCGGACTTCTGCTCAGACCACGCCTTCTGGCTCCTCCCACCGCTCTCCTTTTCAGACCACGGCTGCTGGCTCCATCCACCACCCTCCTACCCAAACTACGCCTTCTGCCTCTGCCCACCGCCCTCCGGCTCAAAGCACGCTTCCTGGCTCTGCTCATCGCCCTCCTGTTCAGACCACACCTCCTGGCCCCACTCACCAACCTCCTGGCTCTGCCCACCGCTCTTCTGTTTCTACTCCCTCCCCTCCTAGTCCTGCCCAGCACCCTACTATTACCACTCCATCATCTGGTAATCGCCCTCCTGCCTCAAATCCTCAAAATCTTGCTCCCGCCCACCGATCCCCTGCTTCAACACTTCCTTCTTCTGGCTCCACCCACCGCCCTTCGGTTTCAACTCCACCCTCTCCGAGCTCCCAACGACCATCGGTACAGACTCCTCCGGGTTCCGCCTACCGCCAGTCTGTTCCCACCCCACCTCCTATCATTGTTCACCGCTCTCCAgtgaccacgcctccttctgtTTCCTCGCCTTCCCCTTCCTCCTCCCGCACCTCTGTCCCAACTCCGCCCACCCAGTACAGCCCTAAAAGTTCAGGATTCAAACCACCTTTCAGCCCTGGCCCTGTAGTCACGCCCCACACTTCTAGCTTCCAGGACTGTAACCTCACTTCCTCATCTGTCACAACCAATCATGGACAGAGGCAGAGAGCAGTAGGGGGGGGCAGTCAGAGTAACAAGTCTTCAGCCAATTGTGCCTCGGCCATGGGACTGCCGTCTCTGTCTGACTCTGCCCTCTTAAATCAG gTGGCGTCTGTGCCGTTGGGTTTGGGGATGTTCGGGGGTCTCGTACCTGTCTCACTGCCCTTCCAGTTCCCTCTGCTCAACTTCACCCCGCCCGGTGCagccacacacacccccaactCAGGATACACACTGACGCCGA ACCTGTTTAAGAGTTTGCAGTCAGGTGTACAGGCTGCTCTTCCTCCTCACCTGCAGCTTGCTTTCTCAG AGTCGAACCAAAGTCAGGGAGGAGACGTGAAGAGGAAATGA
- the rpsa gene encoding 40S ribosomal protein SA (The RefSeq protein has 2 frameshifts compared to this genomic sequence), whose protein sequence is MSGGLDVLQMKEEDVLKFLAAGTHLGGTNLDFQMEQYVYKRKSDGIYIINLKKTWEKLLLAARAIVAIENPADVCVISSRNTGQRACLKFASGTGATTFAGRFTPGTFTNQIQAAFREPRLLIVTDPRADHQPLTEASYVNIPTIALCNTDSPLRYVDIAIPCNNKGPHSVGLMWWMLAREVLRMRGTISREHPWEVMPDLYFYRDPEEIEKEEQAAAEKAVGKEEFQGEWSAPVADIAQLEVPDWSEGVQVPSVPIQQFPAGIEAATAAAAVVAAKPGPTTEGYSEDWSAQPATEDWSAAPTAQAGDWGGSTAEWS, encoded by the exons ATGTCCGGAGGTCTGGATGTCCTTCAGATGAAGGAGGAGGATGTGCTGAAGTTCCTCGCTGCAGGAACCCATCTGGGTGGAACCAACCTGGACTTTCAGATGGAGCAGTATGTCTACAAGAGAAAAAGTGACG GCATTTATATCATCAACCTGAAGAAAACTTGGGAAAAGCTGCTGCTGGCTGCTCGTGCCATAGTTGCCATTGAGAACCCCGCTGATGTTTGTGTCATTTCATCCAGGAACACCGGCCAG AGGGCG TGCTT GTTCGCCTCTGGGACTGGTGCTACCACCTTTGCCGGGCGCTTCACACCTGGTACATTCACCAATCAGATTCAGGCTGCCTTCAGGGAGCCCCGCCTCCTGATCGTGACTGACCCTCGTGCCGACCACCAGCCGCTAACTGAGGCTTCATACGTGAACATCCCCACCATCGCTCTGTGCAACACAGACTCCCCACTCAGATATGTTGATATTGCCATCCCCTGCAACAACAAG ggtccTCACTCTGTGGGTCTGATGTGGTGGATGTTGGCCCGTGAGGTGCTGAGGATGCGTGGTACCATTTCCCGTGAGCATCCATGGGAGGTGATGCCTGATCTCTACTTCTATAGAGATCCTGAGGAG ATTGAGAAGGAGGAGCAGGCTGCAGCAGAGAAGGCTGTAGGGAAGGAGGAGTTCCAGGGTGAGTGGTCTGCTCCGGTTGCTGATATTGCTCAGCTCGAAGTACCTGACTGGTCTGAGGGCGTGCAGGTCCCATCAGTACCCATACAGCAGTTCCCCGCTGGCATTGAGG CTGCTACGGCTGCTGCCGCCGTTGTCGCTGCCAAACCTGGTCCCACCACTGAAGGTTATTCCG AGGACTGGAGTGCGCAGCCTGCCACTGAGGATTGGAGCGCAGCCCCCACTGCTCAAGCTGGGGACTGGGGTGGCTCCACTGCTGAGTGGtcctaa